In Paroedura picta isolate Pp20150507F chromosome 1, Ppicta_v3.0, whole genome shotgun sequence, the following are encoded in one genomic region:
- the LOC143825469 gene encoding uncharacterized protein LOC143825469, whose amino-acid sequence MRALGHNRTGLECRSKIKTMRAEYMRAVNHNKGSGNEKVTCPYFEEQRQLYGDGEGAGRPKRVGRSLKVVRKPAAPVEEPPAEEDPGEGTSSSFRPPPPVQQRPAELVTVDLMAIAPGEPEEVPDQTPLASETQMPGTVVLESPAAVAEDSDSGASTNVDFIPGTQEEEERGVAGPPALRRRIHIQDEVLSEDDEPAGSPPRGALPAEERLARERGRLRRVSVLTSVGERILEHCQEESRRAAAADQAMLSLVAQEGKKFRAILRDSNNSLRESVEEVRMIRRLMERAVAVMEAAPPPQIIVNVPPTQPTPPTTSSTHPTHPLSECRDTN is encoded by the exons atgcgtgccctgggccacaacaggaccggccttgaatgccggtcgaagatcaaaacaatgagggcagagtacatgcgtgccgtgaaccataataagggttccggcaacgaaaaggttacctgcccctacttcgaggagcagcgccagctgtacggagacggggaaggagccggcaggccgaagcgcgtcgggaggagccttaaggtggttcggaagccggctgccccggtcgaggaaccacccgctgaggaggatcccggcgagggaacctcgtccagctttcggcctccaccccccgtccagcaacgaccagcggaattggtcacggtggacctgatggccatcgctcctggggagccggaggaggttcctgaccaaacgccccttgcctccg agacacagatgcctgggacggtggtcctagagtcccctgcagcagtagcagaggacagtgattctggggcgtccacaaatgttg atttcatacccgggacacaggaggaggaggagcgtggggtggctggacctcctgccctgcgcaggcggatacacatacaagatg aggtcctttctgaagacgacgagccagctggctcaccacccaggggcgctctcccggctgaggagaggctggccagggaacgcggcaggctgcggcgcgtctccgtcctcactagtgtgggagaaaggatcctggagcactgccaggaggagtccaggcgtgcagctgctgcagaccaggcgatgctctccctcgtggcccaggagggcaaaaaattccgcgccatccttagagattcgaacaactcgctacgcgaaagcgtggaggaagttcgaatgataaggaggctgatggagagggcggtcgcggttatggaggcggccccccctcctcagattatagtgaacgtcccccccacccaacccaccccccccaccacctccagcacccaccccacccaccccctctcagaatgccgcgacacaaactag